Below is a window of Chryseobacterium arthrosphaerae DNA.
TTACAAATTCTTATATTTTCTTTTATCATTTCAATTTTATTTTAGCTTGAATATTATTCCAGTCCGGATAATTGATAAGGACAGCCCGATGCACTCCTTTATAAACGAATAAACTTCCTGCCGCACTGGCAGATGCTCCTCCTTCATTGATGGCTCTCACAAGATCATCCTCATCCTTAGCTCCTCCACAGGCAATTACCGGAATCCCCACTGAATTACTTACTTTTTTTATCAATTCAAGATCATAACCTCTGTACGTCCCATCCCTGTCTATAGAATTCAAAAATATCTCGCCGGCTCCTAGTTTCTCCATCTTTTGAGCATATTCTATTACATCCAGCGATGTATTTTTCTTTCCATTATCGGAATACACATATTTTTTCTTAAAAAGATTAGTTTTAACATCTATTGAAACAACAGTACTTGAACTTCCAAATCTCTTCGCTGTTTCTTTAATCAGTTCTTCATTGATCAGCGCACTTTTGTTAAATACTATTTTTTCAACTCCTTGAAATAAAATATCTTTCACCTGCTCTATAGTGGTTATACCCCCACCATAAGCCAACGGCATAAAAGCTTCACCGGCAATTTCTTTGATCAAATTAAGATCCGGAGGCCTGTTTTCTTTTGTGGCACTGATATCCAGGATAACGATTTCATCAACTTCTTTTTCGTTGAAAATTTTTACTGCGTTGATAGGATCTCCTACATATTTGTGGTCTTTAAATTTAATTGATTTAACTAATCCTCCATCTTTTATCAGTAAAACCGGAATAATTCTTTTCATCAATAATTGTTTACAAAGTTACTATATAATTTAAGACCGAATTTATGGCTTTTCTCCGGGTGAAACTGTACTCCCAAAATGTTTCCTTTTTCTACAGCAGAAACAAACTCATAACTGTATGACGTTTTCAATAATACATCCTCCGGATGATTAACCATCATATGATAACTATGAACGAAATAGAATCTACTTTGCTCGTCCAGTCCTTCCAATAATTTACTTTCTTTTGCTTTCTCTACCCAGTTCCATCCCATATGTGGTATTTTCTCTCCTGCCAGAAATTCCTGATCTCTGAATTTCTGAATGGTCCCATCAATCCAACCCAATCCTTTCGGATGATTTCCTTCTTCACTACTTTTAAAAAGCAACTGTGCTCCAAGGCATACACCCAAAATCGGTTTTTTATTATTAAGGATTTCATTTTCCAATGTAGTAAAGGAAGGAAGGCTTTTAAGTTTATTCATTCCGTATTCAAAGGAACCTACTCCCGGAAGTATAATTTTATCAGCTTTAAGTATATCTTCTTCACGATTGGAAATTTTACTTTCCGCTCCTGCTTTTTTAAGCATATTGGCTATGGAAGTTAAATTTCCTATACCATAATCTATAATTAAAATCATCTATTTGCTTTTTAAATGTTCAATTTTTCTGCTCTGAATGTTTTAAAATCCTGAGCAGAAATATATCCGTTATACTCATATTCATTTGTAAAAGGAACGCATTCTTCTTTTACCAGATCTTTTATTTTTCTGGCCGGGTTTCCTCCAATAACACAATATCCTTCCTCAAATGACTTTGTTACTACAGCACCTGCTGCAATAATGGTAAAATCACCTACTACTACCCCTGGAAGTATTACAGCATTCATACCAATCCAGCAGTACTTGCCAATTCTTACCTCCTTTACTATTTTTTTGCGGCTGTCATACAGATCATGATTAGAGCTTATGATCCCTACGTTAGGAGCAATTTGTGTATAATCACCAACATATACCTTACCTCCCCCCTGAATATAACATCCGGGAGAATATCCGGGAGAAGTATCTATACCGGCATAAATATTTTTAGGGTTTCCTACTATACTTGTAAAATGCATAGGCCAATAGGCGTCTCTATTATATCCTACTACTTTTTGCATAAACCACATTCCAAACCTGATAGGGGTTTGAGTATCTCTTGTTTCATAGAAGAAACGAGTGAATGGAATAGCCCTTACAATTTTCCAAATTCCTTTTTTTACAAGTCCTAACATTTTTTAGAATATTTATATGATAGTATGAAATACGTTAAATAAATAATTACAAAATTAATACTATAAATCCAAAGTGTTTCTGTAATGGAAACAGAATATAGCTTTGGAAGATAAAATATCACTAGGGACGAAACAAACATATAAATATGCAACAAGAAGTCCATTTTTTGTTTCTCGGCAATGTAAAACATATAACTAAGCGGGCTTGATACAAATTTGAAAAAATAATATACTGCAAAAATTCCCGCAAATTTTCCGGCCTCACGCCACTCTTCTCCAAAAATAAATGCAAAAATATCCGTTCCGAAAATCATTAATACAGAAAATGGGACTATAGATATAAGAGCTAGGTTTCTTGCTGTCTTCACAAAAAGTTCTCTGCAATCTCCGAAAGCAATATACTGTTCTGAAGCTTTCTGCCTAAAAACTTCTAATATAGAAGATGAAAGAAGTGTAACAGGAGCGTCAAGCATTCTTTTCATCAATGAATATTGCCCTGTTGCCTGTACTCCATATATAGGAGTAAGAAAGAAGACAGGTACTTGGGCTGATGAATTATTCAAAAGATCAGAGGGAATATTATACAGAGGGAAATCTTTATATCTGGAGGCCACTGCTGAGAACTGAGATGTAATTTTATTTTGAAATTGAAACAAAAACTTCAGTTTAGGAAACAAGTAAATTGTTGAAAAAAGCAGTCCTAACAATTCGCCCAATATAAGCCCCCCCATATTCTTCAAAAAGAAGATACATATAAGAGAAACCGATATAGATACAAAAGTTTTAATCACCCTTGATTTTGATATCTCCTTAAAGTTTTTTTTATAATTCAAAAAAGTTAAGAAAATAAGGTTTACAGCATAAATGATTAGTAAAAAAGGAATCAGATAAAGCCACTTCATAAGCAAACTATCTATTCCCCATGAATTTAAATCAAAAAATAAAGAAGAAAGATAGATAAGAATAATAAGGAATGTGGAGAAAAAGATGCTTATTGCCATTCCCAGACTTGATACTACTACAATATCATTTTCATTTTTAGATAGTAAAATTACACGCTCATATTTGCCTGTAGCAAATGAACACAAAACTGTATAAATGGCAATAAATGTTGTATAATACCCAAAATCTTCCGGAGTATAATTTCTTGTCAATATAGGGGTTACAGCAATCGCAATAAGCTGTGAAACAGCAGTCCCTGTCATAACAACAGCGACATTTTTGATGAATTCGGACCCTTTATATTTGTCGATTATCCTCCTTATCATAATTAGAATTTCACAATTTCATTAACAATTTTTCCTGCAGCATTTCCATCTCCATAAAGGGTTCCATTCCAATCAGCAGGAAATTTGCATAATTCAGTACCTAAATCCGATAAGTCATCAAACATAAGGGTATTTCCCCCCAACGCAACAGTCTCCGTCCATTCAGTTTCCGTACGTACCGTAACACATCTTTTCTGAAGCCAATAAGCTTCCTTTTGCATGCCTCCACTATCCGTAATCAACCCTTTCGAATAATATAGATAATTTAAATTATCAAAATAACTCTGTGGTTCTATAATAATCAGGTTAGAAAAGTCTTCTGTTTTGATACCAAAGTCCTGTACCATTTTTCTTGTTCTCGGATGCAAGGCAATGATCACTTTTTCGGGAAGGCTGTTTAAGGCTTTGAAAATTTTTGTAAGTCTTTCAAGATTATCTGTATTATAAGGCCTATGAATAGTAACGTAATAGTATCCGAAATCAGACTTTTTATCACCGATTTTATTTTCAGCAATAACAAGATTCACCAGATCCTTCATAATATCTCCTACCATAACAGCATCTTTGGAAAGTCCCTCCTGAGAAAGGTTTTCTACAGCAACGTCTGATGTCACAAATAGTTTTGAGGAGATATGATCAGTCAAAATTCTGTTTACCTCTTCTGGCATTTCTTTATTAAAACTTCTCAGTCCTGCCTCTATATGAAATACAGGAATATGTAATTTAACGGCTACCAAAGCTCCGGCCAGAGTAGAATTGGTATCTCCATATACTACTACGCCATCAGGTTTCTCATCAAGAATGATCTTTTCTATATCAATCATCATTTTCCCTGTTTGTTCACCGTGATTCCCACCTCCATTCTGTAAGATATATTGCGGCTTTTTCATATTTAGCTGATCAAAAAATATGGTACTCATATTTTCATCATAATGCTGTCCTGTATGAATGGTGATAAGGTTTATTTTATCTTCAGCTGCTTTTTCAAAAGGAAAATGTTTGATAAACTGAGGTCTCGCTCCAATAATCGCAATTATTTTTTTCATCCTTAATTTTATTTTAAATGATATATCCTTTCGATAATATCAACAACTTTTAATCCTTCCAAAGCATTAGTTGTAATGGTATTTCTACCTTTTAATACATCCACTACATTTTCAATGATATAATGGTGATTGGCTGCCGAACCTTTATATGCTCCATAGTCATTCCCTGGATTAGTAGGAGGCAACTCTGGCATCACATAGTCTTTAACGTTACAAACTTCTACTTTATCCATGTACTGTCCTCCAATCTTTACAGATCCGTTTTCTGCAATAATTGTCATTGAGCTTTCAAGATTTTGGTTCCATACGGATGTAGAATAATTTAAAGATCCCATTCCTCCGTTTACAAAATCAAAGCTTATAAACCCGGAATCTTCAAAATCTGTCAGATCTTTATGGTTAAAATCTTCAAATTTTGCCTGAATATTAGTTATATCCCCGAATAGCCAGTACATAATATCTATAAAGTGGGAGAACTGGGTAAACAATGTTCCTCCATCCAAATCTTTTTTACCATGCCATGATTCAGGCTTGTAATACCTGTCATCACGATTCCAATAACAATTAAGCTGAACCATGAATATTTTACCTAATCTTCCACTTTCTACCATTTCTTTAATCCATGCAGAAGGCGGGGAATAGCGGTTTTGCATTACAGCAAATACTTGTTTATGCTTATGAAGTGCCTGAAAAATCAATTTTTCAGCATCCTGCTTATTAAGAGCCATGGGTTTTTCCACAACTACATGTTTCCCAGCATCAATAACTTTGTATGCTTGTTCAAAATGAAATCCATTGGGAGAAGCAATATTGACTACGTCAATTTCAATACCTGAGTTCAGGAGTTCGTCCAATGATTGGAAAAAAGGGACATTATGGCTTTCAATCCCCAATGTAGATTTCTCTTTTACATCTACTAAGGCTACCAATTCACATTCTGCATTTCTGGAGACCATTTCTGCATGTCTTTTCCCGATATGCCCGCAGCCAACAACCGCAAATTTTATTTTTTCAGACATCTGTAATTTTTTAAATTTTCGAAACTCTATTATTTTCTAATCTGTATTGTTCTTTACTCTCTTCACATATTGCCATTCCCTGTTCATCAAAATGAAGGCGATGTCCAAATTCGCTCATCCATCCCATTTGTCGGGCAGGATTACCCACCACCAAGGCATAGTCAGGCACTTCTTTTGTAACTACGGCTCCTGCTCCTATAAATGCAAAACGACCTATATCATGGCCACAAACAATTGTTGCATTGGCTCCTATAGAAGCCCCTTGCCCTACATGTGTTTTCAGATATTCATTCTTTCTGTTTACAGCACTTCTTGGATTTATTACATTAGTAAAAACCATAGAGGGCCCTAAAAAAACGTCATCATCACAAGTCACCCCCTCGTAAATAGAAACATTGTTTTGAACCTTTACATTCTTACCTAAAATTACTTTAGGCGAGATCACTACATTCTGACCAATATTGCATTTCTCTCCTAAAATACAACCAGGCATAATATGCGAAAAGTGCCAGATTTTTGTTCCGGCTCCTATTTGACATCCTTCATCAATAACGGCTGTTTCGTGTGCAAAAAAATCTGACATATCTTTTTATTTTAATTAAAATAGTTCTTAATTTCATCAATAATGACATCCAACACTTCCTGATTGAATTCTGTATGGATGGGTAGAGAAATCACTTCTGAACAAAGTAATTCTGTAACCGGAAGTACAAATCCTTCTTCTACATATTGTAAAAAAGCTTCTTGCTTGTAAAGTGGTAAAGGATAATAAACCATACTGGGAATATTTTTTTCCGCTAGGTATTTCTGCAAACCGTCCCTCATTCCATTTTTTACTCGAATTGTATATTGATGAAATACATGGGTTGAATTTTCTGCTCTTCGAGGGATCTGAATCTGATCAATACCTTTTAAATTCTGATCATAATAATCTGCCATTTTATTTCTGGCAGCAGAATATTCATCCAGATATTTAAGCTTAACTTTTAATACTGCAGCCTGTAAGGTATCCAGTCTAGAGTTACAACCTAATACTTTATGATAATATTTCTTTTCCTGACCATGATTGGCAATCATTCTTATTTTTGATGCTAATTCATCATTATTGGTCATCAATGCTCCTCCGTCACCATAGCATCCTAGATTTTTTGAAGGAAAGAATGAAGTACATCCAATATCGCCTATGGTTCCCGTTTTTCTTGTGGTTCCATCAGAAAATGTATAATCTGAGCCAATTGCCTGCGCATTATCTTCTATGACGAAAAGATTATATTTTTTAGCAAACTCAAGAATTTTTTCCATATCGGTACTCTGACCGTATAAATGAACCGGAACAATAGCTTTTGTATTGGGAGTAAGATAAGATTCTAATCTCTGAAAATCAATATTGAAAGTATCTTCATTAACATCTACCATGACAGGCTTCAGTCCTAAAAGTCCAATAACTTCTGCAGTAGCTACGTAAGTAAAAGCCGGGCAAATCACTTCGTCTCCAGGCTTCAGCTCAAGAGCCATCATCGCAATCTGCAAAGCATCAGTTCCGTTAGCACATGGAATTACATGTTTTACCCCCAGATAATTTTCGAAATTTTGTTGAAACTCTTTTACTGCAGGACCGTTTATAAATGTTGTATTATCAATAGATTCCTGAATACCGGCATCTATTTCATTCTTTATTTTTTGATATTGACCTTTAAGATCAACCATTTGGATTTTCATATACAGTTTTTATGTTGTGGATATCATTCAGAAATACATACTCAGTTCCCTATTTGCGCACTGATTTTATCTCCGATAGAGAGACAAGAAGTTGCTGCAGGAGAAGGTGCATTTCTTACATGGATGATATTTCCATTTTTCACGATATCAAAGTCATCAATTAATATACCGTTTCTATCACAAGCCTGAGCTCTAACTCCTGAACCTCCAGCAATAAGATCTCTTTCTTGTATTTCTGGCAATAATTTTTGTAATGCTTTTGTAAAAGCAGATTTTGAAAGCGAGCGATGAACTTCACCCATTCCTGTTTTCCCATATTTTGCAACAATTTTTCTAAAACCAGGCCAGGTAAGCGTTTGCATTGTTTCATTAAAATCAAAATCAAAGAACTTATATCCTTCTTTTTTAAAAGCCAGCACCGCATTGGGGCCTGCTTCTATGTTCCCATCTATCATTCTTGTAAAATGCACACCCAAAAAAGGAAAATTAGGATCTGGTACCGGATAAATCAGGTGTTTCACAAGATGCTTTTTCTCATCTTTAATCTTATAATATTCACCTCTGAAAGGAATAATGATTACATCATTCTTTTCATTAGTCATTTTTGTTATTTTATCCGAATAAAGACCGGCACAGGAAATCAGTTTTTTGGCTTTAAATTCAGAGTGAATAGTTTTAATAATGATTTCAGAACTTCTATTGACAATATTCTTTACTTCATGATTAAATTTAACCTCTCCTCCGAGCTCTTCGAAAAGTTCTTTTATTTTCTTTGCAATACCAGGGTAATCTATAATACCTGTCTGAGGAACTTTAATAGCTCTGACTCCTTCACAATGGGGTTCAATTTCTTGGAATTCTTCCCTGGAAAGATATTGCAAATTTTGAAGTCCGTTTTCTACACCTCTTTTATAGATATTATCCAAAAGAGGGAGCTCTTCCTGTGAAGTGGCAACAATAATCTTACCACAAAGGTCATATCTGATACCATGTTCTTTGGCAAAGTTAATTATTGAATTATAACCATCGATACAATTCTTTGCCTTAAGACTACCTGGTTTATAATAAATTCCGCTATGAATTACACCACTGTTATGCCCTGATTGGTGCAGTGAAACGTCATGTTCTTTTTCTAAAACAACAATCTTAGAATCCGGATTTTTAATTTTAACCTGATAGGCTGTAGCCAGACCTACCAGACCTGCACCAATGATTACAATGTCATAATTCATTTGTCTGTTATAATCTTGCGTCTACTAAATTTCTGTCTAAGCATGCTTTAGTATCAAAAACTACAGCATTATCTTTTTTCAGTGTGTTAAGATCCATTTCAAGGAACTCATTATGTGATACAGCAATAATAAGCGAATCATATTTTTTACCATCCTGAAGTTTTTCAAGGATTTCAATTCCATATTCATGTTTCACTTCTTCCTTACTTGCCCATGGATCGTAGATATCTACATGGATGCCGTAGTCAACAAGTTCGTTATAAATATCAACTACTTTTGTATTTCTAACATCCGGACAATTTTCTTTGAATGTAACTCCTAATATAAGGGCATTAGAATCTTTAATAATCCCTCCTTTCGCAATAAGTAATTTTACCACTTTAGAAGCTACAAATTTTGCAATAGAATCATTCACTCTTCTTCCAGATAATATAACATCAGGATGATATCCCAATTGTTCTGCTTTGTGAGCCAAATAGTAAGGATCTACAGAAATACAGTGCCCACCTACTAATCCGGGTTTATATTTAAGAAAATTGTATTTTGTTCCCGCAGCTTCCAATACATCATTAGTATCAATACCCACTCTGTCAAAGATCAAAGCCAACTCGTTCACAAAAGAAATATTAACATCCCTTTGTGCATTCTCAATGGCCTTGGAAGCTTCTGCTACTTTAATACTAGGTGCTTTATGTGTGCCTGCTGTAATAATTGTTTTATACAACTGATCAACTTCTTCCGCA
It encodes the following:
- a CDS encoding AglZ/HisF2 family acetamidino modification protein, yielding MKRIIPVLLIKDGGLVKSIKFKDHKYVGDPINAVKIFNEKEVDEIVILDISATKENRPPDLNLIKEIAGEAFMPLAYGGGITTIEQVKDILFQGVEKIVFNKSALINEELIKETAKRFGSSSTVVSIDVKTNLFKKKYVYSDNGKKNTSLDVIEYAQKMEKLGAGEIFLNSIDRDGTYRGYDLELIKKVSNSVGIPVIACGGAKDEDDLVRAINEGGASASAAGSLFVYKGVHRAVLINYPDWNNIQAKIKLK
- the hisH gene encoding imidazole glycerol phosphate synthase subunit HisH, giving the protein MILIIDYGIGNLTSIANMLKKAGAESKISNREEDILKADKIILPGVGSFEYGMNKLKSLPSFTTLENEILNNKKPILGVCLGAQLLFKSSEEGNHPKGLGWIDGTIQKFRDQEFLAGEKIPHMGWNWVEKAKESKLLEGLDEQSRFYFVHSYHMMVNHPEDVLLKTSYSYEFVSAVEKGNILGVQFHPEKSHKFGLKLYSNFVNNY
- a CDS encoding acyltransferase; this encodes MLGLVKKGIWKIVRAIPFTRFFYETRDTQTPIRFGMWFMQKVVGYNRDAYWPMHFTSIVGNPKNIYAGIDTSPGYSPGCYIQGGGKVYVGDYTQIAPNVGIISSNHDLYDSRKKIVKEVRIGKYCWIGMNAVILPGVVVGDFTIIAAGAVVTKSFEEGYCVIGGNPARKIKDLVKEECVPFTNEYEYNGYISAQDFKTFRAEKLNI
- a CDS encoding lipopolysaccharide biosynthesis protein, whose translation is MIRRIIDKYKGSEFIKNVAVVMTGTAVSQLIAIAVTPILTRNYTPEDFGYYTTFIAIYTVLCSFATGKYERVILLSKNENDIVVVSSLGMAISIFFSTFLIILIYLSSLFFDLNSWGIDSLLMKWLYLIPFLLIIYAVNLIFLTFLNYKKNFKEISKSRVIKTFVSISVSLICIFFLKNMGGLILGELLGLLFSTIYLFPKLKFLFQFQNKITSQFSAVASRYKDFPLYNIPSDLLNNSSAQVPVFFLTPIYGVQATGQYSLMKRMLDAPVTLLSSSILEVFRQKASEQYIAFGDCRELFVKTARNLALISIVPFSVLMIFGTDIFAFIFGEEWREAGKFAGIFAVYYFFKFVSSPLSYMFYIAEKQKMDFLLHIYMFVSSLVIFYLPKLYSVSITETLWIYSINFVIIYLTYFILSYKYSKKC
- the wecB gene encoding non-hydrolyzing UDP-N-acetylglucosamine 2-epimerase, whose product is MKKIIAIIGARPQFIKHFPFEKAAEDKINLITIHTGQHYDENMSTIFFDQLNMKKPQYILQNGGGNHGEQTGKMMIDIEKIILDEKPDGVVVYGDTNSTLAGALVAVKLHIPVFHIEAGLRSFNKEMPEEVNRILTDHISSKLFVTSDVAVENLSQEGLSKDAVMVGDIMKDLVNLVIAENKIGDKKSDFGYYYVTIHRPYNTDNLERLTKIFKALNSLPEKVIIALHPRTRKMVQDFGIKTEDFSNLIIIEPQSYFDNLNYLYYSKGLITDSGGMQKEAYWLQKRCVTVRTETEWTETVALGGNTLMFDDLSDLGTELCKFPADWNGTLYGDGNAAGKIVNEIVKF
- a CDS encoding Gfo/Idh/MocA family protein, translated to MSEKIKFAVVGCGHIGKRHAEMVSRNAECELVALVDVKEKSTLGIESHNVPFFQSLDELLNSGIEIDVVNIASPNGFHFEQAYKVIDAGKHVVVEKPMALNKQDAEKLIFQALHKHKQVFAVMQNRYSPPSAWIKEMVESGRLGKIFMVQLNCYWNRDDRYYKPESWHGKKDLDGGTLFTQFSHFIDIMYWLFGDITNIQAKFEDFNHKDLTDFEDSGFISFDFVNGGMGSLNYSTSVWNQNLESSMTIIAENGSVKIGGQYMDKVEVCNVKDYVMPELPPTNPGNDYGAYKGSAANHHYIIENVVDVLKGRNTITTNALEGLKVVDIIERIYHLK
- a CDS encoding acyltransferase, which gives rise to MSDFFAHETAVIDEGCQIGAGTKIWHFSHIMPGCILGEKCNIGQNVVISPKVILGKNVKVQNNVSIYEGVTCDDDVFLGPSMVFTNVINPRSAVNRKNEYLKTHVGQGASIGANATIVCGHDIGRFAFIGAGAVVTKEVPDYALVVGNPARQMGWMSEFGHRLHFDEQGMAICEESKEQYRLENNRVSKI
- a CDS encoding DegT/DnrJ/EryC1/StrS family aminotransferase, whose amino-acid sequence is MKIQMVDLKGQYQKIKNEIDAGIQESIDNTTFINGPAVKEFQQNFENYLGVKHVIPCANGTDALQIAMMALELKPGDEVICPAFTYVATAEVIGLLGLKPVMVDVNEDTFNIDFQRLESYLTPNTKAIVPVHLYGQSTDMEKILEFAKKYNLFVIEDNAQAIGSDYTFSDGTTRKTGTIGDIGCTSFFPSKNLGCYGDGGALMTNNDELASKIRMIANHGQEKKYYHKVLGCNSRLDTLQAAVLKVKLKYLDEYSAARNKMADYYDQNLKGIDQIQIPRRAENSTHVFHQYTIRVKNGMRDGLQKYLAEKNIPSMVYYPLPLYKQEAFLQYVEEGFVLPVTELLCSEVISLPIHTEFNQEVLDVIIDEIKNYFN
- the lhgO gene encoding L-2-hydroxyglutarate oxidase, with translation MNYDIVIIGAGLVGLATAYQVKIKNPDSKIVVLEKEHDVSLHQSGHNSGVIHSGIYYKPGSLKAKNCIDGYNSIINFAKEHGIRYDLCGKIIVATSQEELPLLDNIYKRGVENGLQNLQYLSREEFQEIEPHCEGVRAIKVPQTGIIDYPGIAKKIKELFEELGGEVKFNHEVKNIVNRSSEIIIKTIHSEFKAKKLISCAGLYSDKITKMTNEKNDVIIIPFRGEYYKIKDEKKHLVKHLIYPVPDPNFPFLGVHFTRMIDGNIEAGPNAVLAFKKEGYKFFDFDFNETMQTLTWPGFRKIVAKYGKTGMGEVHRSLSKSAFTKALQKLLPEIQERDLIAGGSGVRAQACDRNGILIDDFDIVKNGNIIHVRNAPSPAATSCLSIGDKISAQIGN
- a CDS encoding nucleotide sugar dehydrogenase; protein product: MKLYTIAVIGQGYVGLPLSLEFANHYPVLGFDINAQRVDQLNNGLDITLEADIDKLNEGLKKYKESEGKIGYVATSQLADIAKANVYIVTVPTPIDKYNAPDLNPLISASKMLGEIIKKGDIIIYESTVFPGCTEEECVPVLEKYSGLTFNEDFFVGYSPERINPGDKVNTLTSVKKVTSGSTENIAEEVDQLYKTIITAGTHKAPSIKVAEASKAIENAQRDVNISFVNELALIFDRVGIDTNDVLEAAGTKYNFLKYKPGLVGGHCISVDPYYLAHKAEQLGYHPDVILSGRRVNDSIAKFVASKVVKLLIAKGGIIKDSNALILGVTFKENCPDVRNTKVVDIYNELVDYGIHVDIYDPWASKEEVKHEYGIEILEKLQDGKKYDSLIIAVSHNEFLEMDLNTLKKDNAVVFDTKACLDRNLVDARL